In the Excalfactoria chinensis isolate bCotChi1 unplaced genomic scaffold, bCotChi1.hap2 Scaffold_72, whole genome shotgun sequence genome, TGGTATTTCCCAGATTAAGTTatccctctatgaaaagcagctgcatagcTTGCAGTGAGACATACCGTGTCATtgtctgtgagcaatgctcctcCAGTGTGCTCAGAATCTGCTCACACCATCCAtatcctgcaagctctctcctgtttctctcctctccttcagtcacctgcaggctgtgctgctcacaagagctgctcctgggcacatctgtctctctgcagctctgcccacttttatgagctccctgtgtgccagaagcccagcccagctcagcagcagaggatgtcatctttatccttcccactcatctcccctgagatgtccctgggtcctcatggccaacagctcctgaaagacaacagcatcatgactgtgctttgaaatctgatgaattaAACACCAGATGTCCAGTGGACAGTGATTAAATCTAGATATATGGGGAGTCCTACTGGgtagtgtttgctgaaacagatacagcacacagacaaggacgGGGAGGGTTGGACTTCTcctgtgcagggcagtgatCCAGCTGAGGTATTGCATGCGCCTCACCTGCAAAGCCTGGGCCAGAAATAGGATTCAGCTCCCCACGGACACACAGAAGCTGGGATTCTTCTGGTTCTGTTCTGATGTGCACAATGAAttgcctgcatgtgagctcctgctctgagttcTCGGTCCTTCAGCAGGAaggcagttgctcacacacagacactgggtgatgcccaaggtgcctgggctgctcctggaTGTGTGTCAGTGCATGTAAACCGTGTGGGAAATCCCTGAGACagacacctccttcctgagcatcagctgaggGACAGGGAGGCAATAGAGGTATTCTTGACCATCCTAAATAACAACAGACCCCAGCATTTAGAGCACCTCAAAGTGCATTTGTCTCCTGTCTCCATGGAGCATGCAGAGTTACTCAGCTGACTAAATGGGTGAGCTCACAAAAAAGGAGccagatctttctctgttctccatcCGGAGCTCCAGGCAATACAAAGCTAACATACGTCTTTattcttcatcagaaaaaaacctCGGTTTTCCATGGACTCTCAGCTGAATGGCATCAGAAGCAGCCTAGTGTTatgtctcttctttttcatcacACTCATATGCAGCTGCTAATGAAGCATAGGGCCTTCAGGAAAGACATGCCCGTGGTGTGTCCGTGTTGCTACATCAACTCCAAGCCCCATAATGGGTCTAATTCTTCTGTGCCACCTTCTGCACACTAATGCCATAGATGAGttctagctgtggatgtccctgttcattgcaggcaagtaggactagatgacttttaaaggtcccttccaactctaaggattctatgactatgattCTAAGTTTAATTAGTGAAAAGTGCCAGCAGTactatttaaattttaaaaattatgtttctACTAATGTATATGGATTATCCAGTCTATCTGAAGTAGCcagccaagaaaaaaatctccccAGACTTAAAGCCAGGAACCTGCtctggcaggggggttggactcgatgatctctagaggtcccttccaacacctacaattctgtgattctgtgattctgtgatgagcTATCCAGTCAGGCTATGTCCAGTGATGCTTTCCAATTCGGATGTTTACTTCTGTGGTTTTTGCAGGAATGCAAGCACCAACACACAGTAAGCTAGAAATCTTGGTagagctgcaggcctgagcTCCTGTTTGGACCACAGGGACACAGTTTAACAGcttccacagctgctgtgtaGCACAAGGGGGATACAGACTCTTTAGGATGGATGGGCGATGAGACAAGGAAGGACGACTgccctctgtgagagtgcactgagctctgcatggggatggcagagcagtcaggtcagagctaatggaaatggcaaacagaggAGACCAACAGTGTCTCTTCCTGTCTTCCTGATCAGGGAGAGCAAGTGGAAGGTGCCCTCTGCAAACAGTTGGGAGCCTGATGTTTTCTTGCCCTTTGTCCCATTTGGGGGCCTTTTTCACTCCAGtatctgctgcagggacagcacagcagggcatgtgCCATCCAGCAGATCCGTGGagagcacagatggcagcttctGGACCAAGCCATGGAGAAACCAAAGAGGAGAGGTTCTCTGCCGGATCTCATACACACCAGCAAGGAACGGCTGGTGGGAATTGTGAAGGTCAAAGGGGCATCGGGCCATGTGGAAGACGCAATTggatctctttttatttatctatttgtttatttatttatttatttattttgaggcaGTAAGCTTAGAAGATGATCAAAAATGTcaataaaactgagacaaataattgaagacaaagataaaaatcaatgaaaatgtgttaaccCTTCTCAAGATGAGAAAATCTCATGAGTCCTGTTTCATTTTGAGCTGCAAACATGAGTCTTTGAGGagattttgtgtcttttttctttttttttttttttttttttttcttttcctgtatttacgatgttttccagaactgtgtttgcagaacacagatgccttcaggttcagggacacagacagcagtgccagtgccaaTGCCCTCTGAGGTTCTCTACTGAATCTCATACTCACCGGCAAGGAAGGGCTGGTGGAGAATGTGAAGGCAAAACAGGCACCAGGCCATGTGAGAGACACAAATggatcttttgtttgtttattttttttctttccttttccctttcctgttccctttccctttttcttttcctttctctttcccttccccttttcctcttcttttccctttccattctctttccctttcccttaccctcttccccttccacttcccttcccttttctttccctttatgGTTAGGCtgaagttggacttgatgatcttcaaggtcttttccaacctgggtaattctatgattctatgattccctttcctttcctttcctttcctttcctttcctttcctttcctttcctttcctttcctttcctttcctttcctttcctttcctttcctttcctttcctttcctttcctttcctttcctttcctttcctttccttcccttcccttcccttcccttcccttcccttcccttcccttcccttcccttccttcccttcccttcccttcccttcccttcccttcccttcccttcccttcccttccccttcccttcccttcccttcccttcccttcccttcccttcccttcccttcccttccttcccttcccttcccttcccttcccttcccttcccttcccttcccttcccttcccttcccttcccttccctttgctttgttttgctttgttttccttttccttttcctttttcttttcctttctcttttcctttttcttatccttttcccctttctccttcttactctttttttaccttatcctttttttttaatattctttgctatttttttctttttctttttctttttcttttctttttctttttctttttctttttctttttctttttctttttctttttctttttctttttctttttctttttctttttctttttctttttctttttctttttctttttctttttctttttctttttcttttccttttccttttccttttccttttcctttttccttaccttttccttttcctttttcttttcctttttctttatttttttttaggaaggaagtatgaaaaatgttcattaatgtcagtaaaagtgaaaaaaagagttGAAGACAAAGGTAGAAATCAATGAGAATGTGTTTACCCTTCTCAATGTGTGAAATACTTTCAAGTCCTGTTCAGTTTGAAGTTGGTTCCTCCCAGCTACCTGGCTGATTTATCCCAGGGAGATTACTGGAATTTGCTCTATTCCTCAAAAGTCTGATGGAATCTGTTGTCAactccttcactgtgattcaTTCTATCCGATCCTatctgtgtctaactcatttcttgtacaattattccctgtgaaagataaaactgaataGAAGCAGCATGGACACTacatgcagttgatcactgtgttttactctTCATGcaattgcatcacctttccttctgtttgctgaccaaaaaaaaaaaaaaaaaaaaaaaaaaaagagacctcTTTCTTTGCCCTTGTGCAGCgggttctctgtggaaagccagCGGGAGTTGGTGCAAAGCAGGTTTAACACTAAGTGGGAtactgcagaggagaagagtgaggtgaggaaaagtgatgcaagtcccatggggccagtgtgagtagaaatggggtggggtggttgaaaagaacatttgtcaatacagtaacagaatagaacaCATTGGGGACATCCTGGATTGATATCACTTGCCCATTGCTGCTTTAAAGACTTGTTTATACccaactataaataaatagacagtaaatgtctgctggatCCTTCCTTCTTAAGCTCTCTGCAGGTACCTCTCCATTTTGCTAAAGAAGTtttgaaaacctgaagaaaataataggaaggcacaaggcacaggagaCTCTTTAGGTTATAACGAGCCCCAGGGCGCATTtgatgctgagtccatcaacgtgcagtgcagagagaagactgcacaaagtgctcaacaagacaaagtcagaagtaacagtgaagtttcttggagtattaatgggcccattGAGGAACATTAACAGgcaagcttcccaagggacttgttagagaagataattggaagatatgactacaggcagtgaaaggcactggcatggtggctctgatgctgagaaaccagtcctttgctttgcaaagcagacaggccaagccctgatccccagacccttggtagggagaacctcatgctgactaaggatccttcctggggcagtgggttggaggtctgtatgatgctaaatgaaagacatggggacagaagatcccaggctctgcatgggctgcagggacactgtgaggttcatgtcccatgtgtgccctgtgtcttatcgcaggatgtgggatgtgagaagggcccattctgaacaagcagtcaatcccagtgtaactctgaacttcagatctctcagttccagtgcccttgtttgcacaccctcccatagtttgatgtcctttatgttctgtggtgcccagaaTTGCACCCAATGCTCCatgtgaggctgcagcagtgcagagcagagatggacaatcctttccctcacccagcaggcagtgccttgcttgatgcactccaatggacCGTTGAGCTTCCTGgatgcctgggcacactgctgaatCACATTCAGTTTGATGTTGACCAGGACTCCCgatccttttcagtcagaccactctccagtgtcccatatccagtcagtgtgtatgtccaggttgaccctacccaggtgcacaatcaggcacttgttcttgttatactttatgcacttggtgcttagtaccaactggtacaaacttctctgacttgtccacatctctctgcaagtcctccCCACCCTCAGTtgaggcaacagcacctcctcatctggtatcatcagcaaacttgctcagaacatcttctagtcctgcatgcaacTCATCCACAAaagcatgaaagagaagtggccctaaaatggagccctgtggaaccctgatagtgaccgCCTACCAGCCCAATGGAACCCAGTGACTATagtcctttgggcctgacctatTGACCAACTGTTCGCCCACCGCGTTCTGTTTGTGCCTAGCCATATGTAGGACATTCTGTCCAGAAATGTGCTGTGAGAAATAGTCTCAAAAGcactactgaaatcctcaaggataACATCAAATGGCTTCCCTTGATCAACCAATTTGCTAACTGTGTCATAAAAAGTCCGatagttaaacaggaccttcccctcaggaagttgtgttggctgtgaccaatgacagaaCTGtccttcaggtgtttttttttttctatcactcCCACCATCACTTTCTCCATAtttttaccaggcactggagtgagactgacaggtccataattgcccctgtcatctttcttgctcctccttacaatgagacaacatttgccagcttcctgtcagcTGGCATGACCCTAGACTTATTTAGATGCCATTGAAATGAAAGCCCAGAGCTaactaaggtgtcatcagtgcaAGAACGTAGAtatgccatagctttgcaatgccttcaACTCgagagtatgccacagatggagcagagaggaagatctgcctcttctcttgagagctcatccatttggtaagcagaataacGCTACCtgatacatggggactgtgtctctgctctgctctgctaaGCTCGTAGAGGAATGGTGCAGGGGGTTgatctcatgtcagtgcagattagctcactttctctttaaccctttttcgtctgtaaactattccaatatttgtaccctcatttacacttccacataccctcaaatacacttccatatgccattaacaattatgctttcttataccatcaaagcagtttgtgaaACAATACTGTTATTTAGTTCCCATAAACACCCTTAATACTATATAACTTTCCCTTAACAATCCCTGTCGTTCAGTTATAAACACTTCACCACAGAACCGGCACTGACTGACCCACCTCCCTCACACACTTCCTCACAAGCAGtacatagtattacataaatgggttgacactcatttgTCGGGCGGAATGTACACCTCTCCTCAGGTCACTTCCTAATCTATAGAGTACAAACTCCCGTCTTCCTACATACAAGCAGAAAGTACCTATGTGTGAACAGACAACACAGAGTCTTTCACTTTGTCCGTCTCTGtccatttcctttggaaatggaaggaaaCACGGTCGGGATTCGGCACTCACCCCACAGCTATTCTGTgtctcactcacaccacagTCACTCTGGCATTTAGATCAAAATCCATGGTTTATTCAATATACACAATGTTGACAACATCTTCTTGCTGGAATATTAATAAAGCTCATACCCTGGTCGACCAGTTGCAAACTTTAAGATTTTTTCCATGTCAGCTTGACCTGTAATGATTAGATACACAGTACTGAACACTTACAGCAGGTGATAATAATGGCCATACAACCTATAAGCCCCATGATTACAGCAAGGAGAACCCAGGCTACCATTTGACAGGATATCCACTATATCCCATACCCGTAGGAGAGACCAAGCTAGGTCTGTCCTATTGCCAACCACATTGGAGAGAGCACTCGCATTTCATGCATATGACTTACAGGTCTCCTTCATAGGAACTCCCCCAAGGAGTCTTCCTACCCCAGCCGAAAACCTAAGCTGTGAGCTAAGCTCCCTACGGGCAGCACAGATTGCAGTACCCTGTGTAGGATGTCTCCTCAAGACATACGGGCTCCCCTTACCATACACCTGGTCCGCCTATGGATGTTCCTTGTCTGTCCCTGCAGTGATCAGGTGAGGAAGGGAGTCCTTCAGAGAAATCTCAGAGCGCGCCAGTAGAGTCTCCCCTCACAGCTGGTGCTGCCGCCGAATAGAGCTGGTCCCATCTGGGCTGCCAAATTGAGTTGAGGAATTAAACTCTATAACCCAGTCTGAAGTTTTAAAGCTGGAATGCATTTATTCGGTTCTGGGTTCAAAGGGGGATCACTCCATCTCTCCTGCAAACTAGCAAGCAGAAACATTACGTATTTCAAAGCCAAGTTCATACATGTAAGTTCAagttggacgttaggaaacacttctttatagaaagggtaCTCAAGTAATGGAATAGGCTCCCCCGGGAGGTTGTTGAGTCACCgcccctggatgtgtttaagagccgtttggatgtggtgctcagagatatgatatagcagagggctgttagagttagggtactatggttaggctgtggctggacttgatcttcaaggtcttttccaatctgggtgattttatgattctatgattctatgaagcttaGAAAATTCTGATGTGATAACCCATATCCAAGATCTTGTCCTGTGCAGGGTCTCACAGGGAATGAGCAAGAGGGGACCTGACAACCAAggtgcaaaccagctgctgctgctggtctcTCAGAGACACTGACAGATATGAGCCTGAAAGCAtagaccccagccaggagcccagagatggacagtcagctgttGAAGGTTGAAGGCAGTACACAGTCTGATGAACAGCCGTTTGCTTCCTACTGAACTGTgagtttctgagaacatccaaCCCCGACAGCACAAGAAGAAGGtggacagacagagtcactaCATGTCCTTTCTTCTGTTAAGGATCACAGAGAGCCTGTTTCATTATATAGAGTATGTCTGGACTAATCCACAAAGGAACAAGCTGAAAAGGACTTGAGTAATGATGTTTTGGTGAAAAACATTACACcatgttaaaaaaagaataagaataaattaCACATAAAAATTggcacaaacaaacaaacaaaaaaacatacaaaaatcaAAATCCAAACAATAAAAGAGAGCTTGATTTAGTAAAAACCTGCATTAAATGTCATGAATTCAAAAAGATGGGCACTTCACTGATTTTGAAACACATCTGGCCATCACTTTCCTCACCGCATCCTTGACTTcgctgttcctcatgctgtagatgatagggttcactgctggaggcaccactgagtacagaactgccaccagCAAGTCCATGGATGGAGAGGAGACAGAGTGGGGATTCAGGTAGGCATAAAAGCCAGTGGTGATAAatagggagaccacagccaggtgagggaggcacatggagaaggctttgtgctgtcCCTCCACAGaaggcatcctcagcacggcaaggaagatctgcacataggacacaactatgaaaacaaagcagccaaaggctaaactgatactaaaaatgagaaacacaacttccctgaaatttgattctgagcaggagagcttgaggatctgggggatttcacagaagaactggttgacaacattgccttggcagagaggcagtgaaaacgtactggcagtgtgcagcaaggaattgagaaccccagcgccccaggcagctgctgccatggtggcacaagctctgctgtccatcaaggtcccgtagtgcaggggcttgcagatggcaacgtagcggtcataggacatgatggtgagaagggaatactctgctggcatgaagaaggaaaagaaaaagagctgtgcagcacatcctgcgtaggagatggccctggtgtcccagagggcgttggccatggctttggggagagtggtggagatgcagcccaggtcgaggagggccaggttgagcaggaagaagtacatgggggtgtgcaggcggcggtcgcaggctacggctgtgctgatgaggccattgcccaggagggcagccaggtaaatgcccagcaagagccagaagtgcaggagctgcagctgccgcgtgtctgccaacggcagcaggaggaactcgctgatggagctgctgttgggcatctgctgctgctgggcttggagtcctgctcagagtgcagaagataatgacacGTCCAGACCATTGTCAGAGACACTCCTTCTGCTGTactatgaaatgttttcattctcctaGGTCACTGTTCATTTAGCACCACAActtgaatttaatttcatgaagttcaataTTCTATAAGCAGAAGAAGCATACGGAGCTTTAACCTTCCCCTCATCTTTTAATCTTATCCCTTCTCCCAGGATATTGTCATCTGTTTCGTGTCTCATATCTTTACCCTCTCTGCTCTTAAAGCCCTCAGTCCCAGCCTCTGTGCCCTTCACTTTCTGTTCAGGAAACCTGCCTATTTGCCATATAATTCTTGTCAACAGAAAATGATAATTTCAACTAGTTCCACCCTTGAAAAAGCTCCTCTCCATGAAAGGAGATGATAAAAACACATCATGTGTGACAGCTCACAATACAAGCAATTGACTGAAGAAGAATTTGGGAGTCTACGAGCTGTGTTTATGtttgacagccccttttagatttctgcttcCAATACTTTCCccttccttaaaataaataaataaataaataaatagaaaatcacTACCTTgtctctcctcttgcaaaggtggctccctgggcaggctgagcgCTGAGCCTGACAagcggcagagtcccatagccggcacacagcccctggggcacagcagggaccctgctctgcacgACAGCCCTGGGTacccgcctgcagccctggctgaacagcctgcagccgtgctgggacatgcagccctcagggctgtgctctgacgctgcagcacggaagccctcagctggagtaGAAGTCTTTatccacagtaaagaaacttgcagtgactgcagccagatctgctatgaGATGTCCCAGATTTGAATaaaccctctatgaaaagcagctgcatggtctgcagtgagacttaccttgtcatggtctgtgggcaatgctcctgcagAGTGCTCACAGCCTTCTCACACCGTATACATCCTCCAAGCTCTCTCCAgtttctctccttctgtcacctgcaggctgtgctgtgcagaagagctgctcctgggcacagctgtttttctgcagctctgcccacttgTATAAGCTCtttgtgtcccaggagcccaaCCCAGCTGATCAGCAGAGGATGTCATGTTTATCTTTCCCATTCGTGTCCCCAGAGATGTCCCTGGGTCTTCATGGACAACAGctccagaaaaacaacagcatcatgactcTACTTCGAAATCTGTTGAATTAAGCACCAGATTTCAAGTGAACATTGACTGATTCCAGTAATGTGGTGattcctcccagagagtgtttgctgaaacaaaagggtacacagacaaggacagggaatccttgaatcatagaatgaccaaTGTTGGAAAAGTCCGAAAAGATCCTCCAATCCAGCAGTTCACCTATCACCAAGagctcccattaaaccatgtccctcaaca is a window encoding:
- the LOC140265230 gene encoding olfactory receptor 14A16-like; translated protein: MPNSSSISEFLLLPLADTRQLQLLHFWLLLGIYLAALLGNGLISTAVACDRRLHTPMYFFLLNLALLDLGCISTTLPKAMANALWDTRAISYAGCAAQLFFFSFFMPAEYSLLTIMSYDRYVAICKPLHYGTLMDSRACATMAAAAWGAGVLNSLLHTASTFSLPLCQGNVVNQFFCEIPQILKLSCSESNFREVVFLIFSISLAFGCFVFIVVSYVQIFLAVLRMPSVEGQHKAFSMCLPHLAVVSLFITTGFYAYLNPHSVSSPSMDLLVAVLYSVVPPAVNPIIYSMRNSEVKDALWKLLNCVPVVQTGAQACSSTKISSLL